Proteins co-encoded in one Lasioglossum baleicum chromosome 14, iyLasBale1, whole genome shotgun sequence genomic window:
- the Ctbp gene encoding C-terminal binding protein isoform X3 gives MDKRKMMPKRPRMDNLRGPIANGPIQTRPLVALLDGRDCSIEMPILKDVATVAFCDAQSTSEIHEKVLNEAVGALMWHTIILTKEDLEKFKTLRIIVRIGSGVDNIDVKAAGELGIAVCNVPGYGVEEVADTTLCLILNLYRRTYWLANMVREGKKFTGPEQVREAATGCARIRGDTLGIVGLGRIGSAVALRAKAFGFTVIFYDPYLPDGIEKSLGLNRVYTLQDLLFQSDCVSLHCTLNEHNHHLINEFTIKQMRPGAFLVNTARGGLVDDDALAAALKQGRIRAAALDVHENEPYNVFQGPLKDAPNLLCTPHAAFYSDASCTELREMAASEIRRAIIGRIPDCLRNCVNKEYFLSTTGSYPEGINGGYYSGGLPVQQAHSTTPHDSAPPPPGGHSVVGGGGGGGGGGPNSSAGGAGAGGPTGPTGPTVGGGGAGGPASAPPTAGLTGIPHSIVSEPDPRPSPPAPSPR, from the exons ATGGACAAACGGAAGATGATGCCCAAACGCCCTCGAATGGATAACCTGAGGGGTCCTATTGCAAATGGACCCATTCAGACACGACCGTTGGTGGCTTTGTTAGATGGACGAGACTGCTCCATCGAAATGCCTATCCTCAAAGATGTCGCAACTGTGGCCTTTTGTGACGCACAGTCTACATCTGAAATTCACGAAAAG GTACTAAATGAAGCTGTAGGCGCGTTAATGTGGCACACCATCATTTTGACAAAAGAAGAtcttgaaaaattcaaaacATTACGGATCATTGTAAGAATTGGATCTGGGGTAGATAACATAGATGTCAAAGCAGCAGGAGAACTTGGCATCGCTGTGTGCAATGTGCCTGGCTATGGCGTTGAAGAAGTAGCCGACACCACCCTTTGTCTTATTCTAAATTTATATCGACGTACGTATTGGTTGGCAAACATGGTACGCGAAGGAAAGAAATTCACAGGTCCAGAACAG GTCAGGGAAGCTGCAACAGGGTGTGCAAGGATACGGGGTGACACACTTGGAATAGTTGGGTTAGGTAGGATTGGCTCTGCAGTTGCACTGCGTGCCAAAGCATTTGGTTTCACTGTCATCTTTTACGATCCCTATCTACCAGACGGAATTGAAAAATCTCTTGGTCTTAACAGGGTCTACACATTACAG GATTTGCTATTTCAGTCAGACTGTGTATCCTTGCACTGTACCTTGAATGAGCACAACCATCATTTAATTAATGAATTCACTATCAAACAG ATGAGACCTGGCGCCTTTTTAGTCAATACAGCAAGGGGTGGTCTGGTAGATGATGACGCACTAGCCGCAGCGCTGAAACAGGGCAGAATTCGTGCAGCAGCACTTGATGTACACGAAAATGAGCCATACAACGTCTTTCAGG GTCCTTTGAAAGATGCACCCAATCTATTGTGCACGCCACACGCAGCATTCTACAGTGATGCAAGTTGCACCGAACTTCGTGAGATGGCAGCCAGTGAGATACGAAGAGCTATCATCGGTCGCATACCTGACTGCTTGCGAAACTGTGTGAACAAGGAATACTTCCTTTCCACAACCGG CAGCTACCCTGAGGGGATCAACGGCGGATACTATTCCGGGGGGCTGCCCGTTCAACAGGCGCATTCAACGACTCCTCACGATTCTGCACCCCCTCCTCCTGGTGGGCATTCCGTCGTcggcggcggtggtggtgggGGTGGTGGCGGACCGAACTCCTCTGCAGGCGGTGCAGGCGCCGGGGGTCCGACAGGCCCTACGGGTCCAACGGTAGGTGGCGGTGGGGCTGGAGGCCCTGCTTCAGCTCCTCCTACTGCTGGATTAACCGGTATACCACACAGCATAGTGAGCGAGCCTGACCCCCGGCCAAGCCCACCTGCACCGAGCCCTCGTTGA
- the Ctbp gene encoding C-terminal binding protein isoform X5, with product MDKRKMMPKRPRMDNLRGPIANGPIQTRPLVALLDGRDCSIEMPILKDVATVAFCDAQSTSEIHEKVLNEAVGALMWHTIILTKEDLEKFKTLRIIVRIGSGVDNIDVKAAGELGIAVCNVPGYGVEEVADTTLCLILNLYRRTYWLANMVREGKKFTGPEQVREAATGCARIRGDTLGIVGLGRIGSAVALRAKAFGFTVIFYDPYLPDGIEKSLGLNRVYTLQDLLFQSDCVSLHCTLNEHNHHLINEFTIKQMRPGAFLVNTARGGLVDDDALAAALKQGRIRAAALDVHENEPYNVFQGQSSQCPLKDAPNLLCTPHAAFYSDASCTELREMAASEIRRAIIGRIPDCLRNCVNKEYFLSTTGNRFSSRC from the exons ATGGACAAACGGAAGATGATGCCCAAACGCCCTCGAATGGATAACCTGAGGGGTCCTATTGCAAATGGACCCATTCAGACACGACCGTTGGTGGCTTTGTTAGATGGACGAGACTGCTCCATCGAAATGCCTATCCTCAAAGATGTCGCAACTGTGGCCTTTTGTGACGCACAGTCTACATCTGAAATTCACGAAAAG GTACTAAATGAAGCTGTAGGCGCGTTAATGTGGCACACCATCATTTTGACAAAAGAAGAtcttgaaaaattcaaaacATTACGGATCATTGTAAGAATTGGATCTGGGGTAGATAACATAGATGTCAAAGCAGCAGGAGAACTTGGCATCGCTGTGTGCAATGTGCCTGGCTATGGCGTTGAAGAAGTAGCCGACACCACCCTTTGTCTTATTCTAAATTTATATCGACGTACGTATTGGTTGGCAAACATGGTACGCGAAGGAAAGAAATTCACAGGTCCAGAACAG GTCAGGGAAGCTGCAACAGGGTGTGCAAGGATACGGGGTGACACACTTGGAATAGTTGGGTTAGGTAGGATTGGCTCTGCAGTTGCACTGCGTGCCAAAGCATTTGGTTTCACTGTCATCTTTTACGATCCCTATCTACCAGACGGAATTGAAAAATCTCTTGGTCTTAACAGGGTCTACACATTACAG GATTTGCTATTTCAGTCAGACTGTGTATCCTTGCACTGTACCTTGAATGAGCACAACCATCATTTAATTAATGAATTCACTATCAAACAG ATGAGACCTGGCGCCTTTTTAGTCAATACAGCAAGGGGTGGTCTGGTAGATGATGACGCACTAGCCGCAGCGCTGAAACAGGGCAGAATTCGTGCAGCAGCACTTGATGTACACGAAAATGAGCCATACAACGTCTTTCAGGGTCAGTCTTCGCAGT GTCCTTTGAAAGATGCACCCAATCTATTGTGCACGCCACACGCAGCATTCTACAGTGATGCAAGTTGCACCGAACTTCGTGAGATGGCAGCCAGTGAGATACGAAGAGCTATCATCGGTCGCATACCTGACTGCTTGCGAAACTGTGTGAACAAGGAATACTTCCTTTCCACAACCGG AAACAGATTTTCAAGCAGATGTTAA
- the Ctbp gene encoding C-terminal binding protein isoform X2 → MDKRKMMPKRPRMDNLRGPIANGPIQTRPLVALLDGRDCSIEMPILKDVATVAFCDAQSTSEIHEKVLNEAVGALMWHTIILTKEDLEKFKTLRIIVRIGSGVDNIDVKAAGELGIAVCNVPGYGVEEVADTTLCLILNLYRRTYWLANMVREGKKFTGPEQVREAATGCARIRGDTLGIVGLGRIGSAVALRAKAFGFTVIFYDPYLPDGIEKSLGLNRVYTLQDLLFQSDCVSLHCTLNEHNHHLINEFTIKQMRPGAFLVNTARGGLVDDDALAAALKQGRIRAAALDVHENEPYNVFQGQSSQCPLKDAPNLLCTPHAAFYSDASCTELREMAASEIRRAIIGRIPDCLRNCVNKEYFLSTTGYPEGINGGYYSGGLPVQQAHSTTPHDSAPPPPGGHSVVGGGGGGGGGGPNSSAGGAGAGGPTGPTGPTVGGGGAGGPASAPPTAGLTGIPHSIVSEPDPRPSPPAPSPR, encoded by the exons ATGGACAAACGGAAGATGATGCCCAAACGCCCTCGAATGGATAACCTGAGGGGTCCTATTGCAAATGGACCCATTCAGACACGACCGTTGGTGGCTTTGTTAGATGGACGAGACTGCTCCATCGAAATGCCTATCCTCAAAGATGTCGCAACTGTGGCCTTTTGTGACGCACAGTCTACATCTGAAATTCACGAAAAG GTACTAAATGAAGCTGTAGGCGCGTTAATGTGGCACACCATCATTTTGACAAAAGAAGAtcttgaaaaattcaaaacATTACGGATCATTGTAAGAATTGGATCTGGGGTAGATAACATAGATGTCAAAGCAGCAGGAGAACTTGGCATCGCTGTGTGCAATGTGCCTGGCTATGGCGTTGAAGAAGTAGCCGACACCACCCTTTGTCTTATTCTAAATTTATATCGACGTACGTATTGGTTGGCAAACATGGTACGCGAAGGAAAGAAATTCACAGGTCCAGAACAG GTCAGGGAAGCTGCAACAGGGTGTGCAAGGATACGGGGTGACACACTTGGAATAGTTGGGTTAGGTAGGATTGGCTCTGCAGTTGCACTGCGTGCCAAAGCATTTGGTTTCACTGTCATCTTTTACGATCCCTATCTACCAGACGGAATTGAAAAATCTCTTGGTCTTAACAGGGTCTACACATTACAG GATTTGCTATTTCAGTCAGACTGTGTATCCTTGCACTGTACCTTGAATGAGCACAACCATCATTTAATTAATGAATTCACTATCAAACAG ATGAGACCTGGCGCCTTTTTAGTCAATACAGCAAGGGGTGGTCTGGTAGATGATGACGCACTAGCCGCAGCGCTGAAACAGGGCAGAATTCGTGCAGCAGCACTTGATGTACACGAAAATGAGCCATACAACGTCTTTCAGGGTCAGTCTTCGCAGT GTCCTTTGAAAGATGCACCCAATCTATTGTGCACGCCACACGCAGCATTCTACAGTGATGCAAGTTGCACCGAACTTCGTGAGATGGCAGCCAGTGAGATACGAAGAGCTATCATCGGTCGCATACCTGACTGCTTGCGAAACTGTGTGAACAAGGAATACTTCCTTTCCACAACCGG CTACCCTGAGGGGATCAACGGCGGATACTATTCCGGGGGGCTGCCCGTTCAACAGGCGCATTCAACGACTCCTCACGATTCTGCACCCCCTCCTCCTGGTGGGCATTCCGTCGTcggcggcggtggtggtgggGGTGGTGGCGGACCGAACTCCTCTGCAGGCGGTGCAGGCGCCGGGGGTCCGACAGGCCCTACGGGTCCAACGGTAGGTGGCGGTGGGGCTGGAGGCCCTGCTTCAGCTCCTCCTACTGCTGGATTAACCGGTATACCACACAGCATAGTGAGCGAGCCTGACCCCCGGCCAAGCCCACCTGCACCGAGCCCTCGTTGA
- the Ctbp gene encoding C-terminal binding protein isoform X4: MDKRKMMPKRPRMDNLRGPIANGPIQTRPLVALLDGRDCSIEMPILKDVATVAFCDAQSTSEIHEKVLNEAVGALMWHTIILTKEDLEKFKTLRIIVRIGSGVDNIDVKAAGELGIAVCNVPGYGVEEVADTTLCLILNLYRRTYWLANMVREGKKFTGPEQVREAATGCARIRGDTLGIVGLGRIGSAVALRAKAFGFTVIFYDPYLPDGIEKSLGLNRVYTLQDLLFQSDCVSLHCTLNEHNHHLINEFTIKQMRPGAFLVNTARGGLVDDDALAAALKQGRIRAAALDVHENEPYNVFQGQSSQCPLKDAPNLLCTPHAAFYSDASCTELREMAASEIRRAIIGRIPDCLRNCVNKEYFLSTTGIGVNDEASIGETGNCASILELL; this comes from the exons ATGGACAAACGGAAGATGATGCCCAAACGCCCTCGAATGGATAACCTGAGGGGTCCTATTGCAAATGGACCCATTCAGACACGACCGTTGGTGGCTTTGTTAGATGGACGAGACTGCTCCATCGAAATGCCTATCCTCAAAGATGTCGCAACTGTGGCCTTTTGTGACGCACAGTCTACATCTGAAATTCACGAAAAG GTACTAAATGAAGCTGTAGGCGCGTTAATGTGGCACACCATCATTTTGACAAAAGAAGAtcttgaaaaattcaaaacATTACGGATCATTGTAAGAATTGGATCTGGGGTAGATAACATAGATGTCAAAGCAGCAGGAGAACTTGGCATCGCTGTGTGCAATGTGCCTGGCTATGGCGTTGAAGAAGTAGCCGACACCACCCTTTGTCTTATTCTAAATTTATATCGACGTACGTATTGGTTGGCAAACATGGTACGCGAAGGAAAGAAATTCACAGGTCCAGAACAG GTCAGGGAAGCTGCAACAGGGTGTGCAAGGATACGGGGTGACACACTTGGAATAGTTGGGTTAGGTAGGATTGGCTCTGCAGTTGCACTGCGTGCCAAAGCATTTGGTTTCACTGTCATCTTTTACGATCCCTATCTACCAGACGGAATTGAAAAATCTCTTGGTCTTAACAGGGTCTACACATTACAG GATTTGCTATTTCAGTCAGACTGTGTATCCTTGCACTGTACCTTGAATGAGCACAACCATCATTTAATTAATGAATTCACTATCAAACAG ATGAGACCTGGCGCCTTTTTAGTCAATACAGCAAGGGGTGGTCTGGTAGATGATGACGCACTAGCCGCAGCGCTGAAACAGGGCAGAATTCGTGCAGCAGCACTTGATGTACACGAAAATGAGCCATACAACGTCTTTCAGGGTCAGTCTTCGCAGT GTCCTTTGAAAGATGCACCCAATCTATTGTGCACGCCACACGCAGCATTCTACAGTGATGCAAGTTGCACCGAACTTCGTGAGATGGCAGCCAGTGAGATACGAAGAGCTATCATCGGTCGCATACCTGACTGCTTGCGAAACTGTGTGAACAAGGAATACTTCCTTTCCACAACCGG AATCGGGGTAAATGATGAGGCCAGTATCGGAGAAACAGGCAATTGCGCCAGCATTCTGGAATTGCTTTAA
- the Ctbp gene encoding C-terminal binding protein isoform X1, which translates to MDKRKMMPKRPRMDNLRGPIANGPIQTRPLVALLDGRDCSIEMPILKDVATVAFCDAQSTSEIHEKVLNEAVGALMWHTIILTKEDLEKFKTLRIIVRIGSGVDNIDVKAAGELGIAVCNVPGYGVEEVADTTLCLILNLYRRTYWLANMVREGKKFTGPEQVREAATGCARIRGDTLGIVGLGRIGSAVALRAKAFGFTVIFYDPYLPDGIEKSLGLNRVYTLQDLLFQSDCVSLHCTLNEHNHHLINEFTIKQMRPGAFLVNTARGGLVDDDALAAALKQGRIRAAALDVHENEPYNVFQGQSSQCPLKDAPNLLCTPHAAFYSDASCTELREMAASEIRRAIIGRIPDCLRNCVNKEYFLSTTGSYPEGINGGYYSGGLPVQQAHSTTPHDSAPPPPGGHSVVGGGGGGGGGGPNSSAGGAGAGGPTGPTGPTVGGGGAGGPASAPPTAGLTGIPHSIVSEPDPRPSPPAPSPR; encoded by the exons ATGGACAAACGGAAGATGATGCCCAAACGCCCTCGAATGGATAACCTGAGGGGTCCTATTGCAAATGGACCCATTCAGACACGACCGTTGGTGGCTTTGTTAGATGGACGAGACTGCTCCATCGAAATGCCTATCCTCAAAGATGTCGCAACTGTGGCCTTTTGTGACGCACAGTCTACATCTGAAATTCACGAAAAG GTACTAAATGAAGCTGTAGGCGCGTTAATGTGGCACACCATCATTTTGACAAAAGAAGAtcttgaaaaattcaaaacATTACGGATCATTGTAAGAATTGGATCTGGGGTAGATAACATAGATGTCAAAGCAGCAGGAGAACTTGGCATCGCTGTGTGCAATGTGCCTGGCTATGGCGTTGAAGAAGTAGCCGACACCACCCTTTGTCTTATTCTAAATTTATATCGACGTACGTATTGGTTGGCAAACATGGTACGCGAAGGAAAGAAATTCACAGGTCCAGAACAG GTCAGGGAAGCTGCAACAGGGTGTGCAAGGATACGGGGTGACACACTTGGAATAGTTGGGTTAGGTAGGATTGGCTCTGCAGTTGCACTGCGTGCCAAAGCATTTGGTTTCACTGTCATCTTTTACGATCCCTATCTACCAGACGGAATTGAAAAATCTCTTGGTCTTAACAGGGTCTACACATTACAG GATTTGCTATTTCAGTCAGACTGTGTATCCTTGCACTGTACCTTGAATGAGCACAACCATCATTTAATTAATGAATTCACTATCAAACAG ATGAGACCTGGCGCCTTTTTAGTCAATACAGCAAGGGGTGGTCTGGTAGATGATGACGCACTAGCCGCAGCGCTGAAACAGGGCAGAATTCGTGCAGCAGCACTTGATGTACACGAAAATGAGCCATACAACGTCTTTCAGGGTCAGTCTTCGCAGT GTCCTTTGAAAGATGCACCCAATCTATTGTGCACGCCACACGCAGCATTCTACAGTGATGCAAGTTGCACCGAACTTCGTGAGATGGCAGCCAGTGAGATACGAAGAGCTATCATCGGTCGCATACCTGACTGCTTGCGAAACTGTGTGAACAAGGAATACTTCCTTTCCACAACCGG CAGCTACCCTGAGGGGATCAACGGCGGATACTATTCCGGGGGGCTGCCCGTTCAACAGGCGCATTCAACGACTCCTCACGATTCTGCACCCCCTCCTCCTGGTGGGCATTCCGTCGTcggcggcggtggtggtgggGGTGGTGGCGGACCGAACTCCTCTGCAGGCGGTGCAGGCGCCGGGGGTCCGACAGGCCCTACGGGTCCAACGGTAGGTGGCGGTGGGGCTGGAGGCCCTGCTTCAGCTCCTCCTACTGCTGGATTAACCGGTATACCACACAGCATAGTGAGCGAGCCTGACCCCCGGCCAAGCCCACCTGCACCGAGCCCTCGTTGA
- the LOC143215536 gene encoding uncharacterized protein LOC143215536 isoform X1, protein MFHSKILHDISTKKLAVLTEQCAVARATGGAGPYLRREEEIRPRIFQGGGVKGVFLRAAASRNFAEMEFLQNHHTVNTNESPYTLGTGSVGSIEATIPSGLCTGPLGVLSNEDTLTDNQNEETLGALQGALRLQDLQSSPDDIGADQSQQIQNSGQNQVVSEFGASFWVDDMAGFPLPPLDLDPLPPGLFSPCSGTYNWSCTRGECAPRTTNANGEGVADVLLSLKHAVVHPGSPTGGYYSTGGSSHHYSQDYTQNLGPPVPPTHYASTPAMSVNVSMNMTMNMNMHSGYEQSYSSAWGVEPLLSPAQQYNPVEQQTRVNQPPANSLIGTGTHPHSHPPAHGHSRLQLSSEHALCIGASGNPVTTDDNGRPNLCRICGKSYARPSTLKTHLRTHSGEKPFRCHACSKAFSQAANLTAHARTHSGEKPFRCPVCDRRFSQSSSVTTHMRTHSGERPYRCRFCKKAFSDSSTLTKHLRIHSGEKPYQCKLCLLRFSQSGNLNRHMRVHGGSLT, encoded by the exons ATGTTTCAttcgaaaatattgcacgatATATCGACGAAAAAGTTGGCGGTACTCACGGAGCAATGTGCGGTTGCTAGGGCGACCGGAGGGGCTGGACCGTATCTCCGACGAGAGGAGGAAATCCGTCCGCGTATTTTCCAGGGAGGCGGGGTGAAGGGGGTGTTTCTAAGGGCGGCTGCGAGCAGAAATTTCGCAGAGATGGAGTTCCTGCAGAATCATCACACGGTGAACACCAACGAGTCGCCGTACACCCTCGGCACAG GTTCGGTGGGAAGTATCGAGGCCACGATACCTTCCGGCCTCTGCACAGGACCTCTCGGGGTGTTGTCCAACGAGGACACTCTAACGGACAATCAAAACGAGGAAACCCTAGGTGCTTTGCAGGGCGCCCTTCGTCTCCAAGACCTGCAAAGCTCCCCGGACGACATAGGTGCCGATCAGAGTCAACAGATCCAGAATTCTGGACAGAACCAGGTCGTCAGCGAGTTCGGGGCGAGCTTCTGGGTCGACGACATGGCCGGCTTCCCATTGCCACCTCTCGATCTGGACCCTCTGCCGCCTGGTCTGTTCAGCCCCTGTTCCGGCACTTACAA TTGGAGTTGTACCAGAGGCGAATGCGCGCCAAGAACGACCAACGCGAACGGCGAAGGTGTCGCGGATGTCCTGCTATCTCTAAAACATGCGGTGGTCCATCCCGGAAGTCCCACGGGAGGTTACTACTCGACGGGAGGATCGAGTCATCATTATTCGCAAGATTACACGCAAAATCTCGGTCCACCGGTGCCACCCACGCATTACGCATCCACGCCAGCTATGTCGGTGAACGTTTCCATGAATATGACCATGAACATGAACATGCACTCCGG GTACGAGCAGAGCTATTCGTCGGCTTGGGGCGTGGAACCCCTGTTAAGTCCCGCCCAGCAGTATAATCCGGTGGAGCAACAGACGAGGGTGAATCAACCCCCGGCCAATAGCCTGATCGGCACTGGCACCCATCCTCATTCTCACCCCCCGGCGCACGGCCATTCGAGGTTGCAATTGTCTAGCGAGCATGCGCTCTGCATAGGCGCCTCCGGGAACCCGGTCACCACCGACGACAATGGCAGACCTAACCTATGCAGAATCTGCGGGAAATCGTATGCGCGGCCCAGCACCCTCAAGACGCATCTCAGAACGCACTCCGGGGAGAAACCGTTTAG GTGTCACGCGTGTTCGAAAGCGTTTAGTCAAGCGGCGAACCTAACAGCTCATGCGAGAACTCATTCCGGAGAGAAACCATTCCGTTGTCCGGTGTGCGAccgaagattttcgcaaagcaGTTCCGTGACCACGCATATGAGAACGCATTCTGGAGAGCGACCGTACAG ATGCCGGTTCTGCAAGAAGGCGTTCTCGGACAGCTCAACGTTAACGAAGCACCTGCGCATTCACTCCGGCGAGAAACCGTACCAGTGCAAGCTGTGCCTGCTGAGGTTCAGTCAAAGTGGCAACCTGAACAGGCACATGAGAGTCCACGGGGGCTCCCTGACGTGA
- the LOC143215536 gene encoding uncharacterized protein LOC143215536 isoform X2, translating into MEFLQNHHTVNTNESPYTLGTGSVGSIEATIPSGLCTGPLGVLSNEDTLTDNQNEETLGALQGALRLQDLQSSPDDIGADQSQQIQNSGQNQVVSEFGASFWVDDMAGFPLPPLDLDPLPPGLFSPCSGTYNWSCTRGECAPRTTNANGEGVADVLLSLKHAVVHPGSPTGGYYSTGGSSHHYSQDYTQNLGPPVPPTHYASTPAMSVNVSMNMTMNMNMHSGYEQSYSSAWGVEPLLSPAQQYNPVEQQTRVNQPPANSLIGTGTHPHSHPPAHGHSRLQLSSEHALCIGASGNPVTTDDNGRPNLCRICGKSYARPSTLKTHLRTHSGEKPFRCHACSKAFSQAANLTAHARTHSGEKPFRCPVCDRRFSQSSSVTTHMRTHSGERPYRCRFCKKAFSDSSTLTKHLRIHSGEKPYQCKLCLLRFSQSGNLNRHMRVHGGSLT; encoded by the exons ATGGAGTTCCTGCAGAATCATCACACGGTGAACACCAACGAGTCGCCGTACACCCTCGGCACAG GTTCGGTGGGAAGTATCGAGGCCACGATACCTTCCGGCCTCTGCACAGGACCTCTCGGGGTGTTGTCCAACGAGGACACTCTAACGGACAATCAAAACGAGGAAACCCTAGGTGCTTTGCAGGGCGCCCTTCGTCTCCAAGACCTGCAAAGCTCCCCGGACGACATAGGTGCCGATCAGAGTCAACAGATCCAGAATTCTGGACAGAACCAGGTCGTCAGCGAGTTCGGGGCGAGCTTCTGGGTCGACGACATGGCCGGCTTCCCATTGCCACCTCTCGATCTGGACCCTCTGCCGCCTGGTCTGTTCAGCCCCTGTTCCGGCACTTACAA TTGGAGTTGTACCAGAGGCGAATGCGCGCCAAGAACGACCAACGCGAACGGCGAAGGTGTCGCGGATGTCCTGCTATCTCTAAAACATGCGGTGGTCCATCCCGGAAGTCCCACGGGAGGTTACTACTCGACGGGAGGATCGAGTCATCATTATTCGCAAGATTACACGCAAAATCTCGGTCCACCGGTGCCACCCACGCATTACGCATCCACGCCAGCTATGTCGGTGAACGTTTCCATGAATATGACCATGAACATGAACATGCACTCCGG GTACGAGCAGAGCTATTCGTCGGCTTGGGGCGTGGAACCCCTGTTAAGTCCCGCCCAGCAGTATAATCCGGTGGAGCAACAGACGAGGGTGAATCAACCCCCGGCCAATAGCCTGATCGGCACTGGCACCCATCCTCATTCTCACCCCCCGGCGCACGGCCATTCGAGGTTGCAATTGTCTAGCGAGCATGCGCTCTGCATAGGCGCCTCCGGGAACCCGGTCACCACCGACGACAATGGCAGACCTAACCTATGCAGAATCTGCGGGAAATCGTATGCGCGGCCCAGCACCCTCAAGACGCATCTCAGAACGCACTCCGGGGAGAAACCGTTTAG GTGTCACGCGTGTTCGAAAGCGTTTAGTCAAGCGGCGAACCTAACAGCTCATGCGAGAACTCATTCCGGAGAGAAACCATTCCGTTGTCCGGTGTGCGAccgaagattttcgcaaagcaGTTCCGTGACCACGCATATGAGAACGCATTCTGGAGAGCGACCGTACAG ATGCCGGTTCTGCAAGAAGGCGTTCTCGGACAGCTCAACGTTAACGAAGCACCTGCGCATTCACTCCGGCGAGAAACCGTACCAGTGCAAGCTGTGCCTGCTGAGGTTCAGTCAAAGTGGCAACCTGAACAGGCACATGAGAGTCCACGGGGGCTCCCTGACGTGA